One genomic region from Vannielia litorea encodes:
- a CDS encoding hemin ABC transporter substrate-binding protein: MVLAVALAGPTMAQDAGRRVVSLGGAVTEIIYALGEQDRLVARDSTSTFPAEATGLPDVGYVRALSSEGVLSVAPDMILAEESSGPQETLDVLEAAQVPLVVVPDGYDGPAIRRKIEIVAEALGVPEKGEALAAEVEATLAEAVEGARPDQPVRVLFVLSMQGGRIMAAGRGSSAEAIISLAGGVNALEGFNGYSQVSDEAVLEAAPEVILMMERGGDHGGDSADVLAHPVLGQTPAAESGAVLRLPGLLLLGFGPRTPEAVTALSSALKAARP, translated from the coding sequence TTGGTACTCGCCGTGGCGCTGGCCGGCCCCACTATGGCGCAAGACGCTGGCCGCAGGGTGGTATCGCTCGGCGGGGCCGTGACCGAGATTATCTATGCGCTCGGGGAGCAGGACAGGTTGGTGGCGCGCGACAGCACCTCGACCTTTCCGGCGGAGGCCACTGGGCTGCCAGATGTGGGCTACGTGCGGGCTCTGTCGTCCGAGGGCGTGCTCTCTGTCGCACCCGACATGATCCTCGCAGAAGAAAGCAGCGGGCCGCAGGAAACGCTGGATGTGCTGGAGGCGGCACAGGTGCCACTTGTTGTGGTGCCTGATGGCTACGACGGCCCGGCGATCCGCCGGAAGATCGAGATCGTGGCCGAGGCGCTGGGCGTGCCCGAAAAGGGAGAGGCGCTAGCCGCGGAGGTCGAGGCCACGCTGGCGGAGGCCGTGGAAGGTGCGCGACCTGATCAGCCCGTGCGCGTGCTCTTCGTGCTCTCGATGCAGGGCGGACGGATCATGGCGGCGGGACGGGGCAGCTCGGCTGAAGCGATCATCTCGCTTGCCGGGGGAGTGAACGCGCTTGAGGGCTTCAATGGCTACAGCCAGGTGTCGGACGAGGCGGTGCTGGAGGCCGCGCCAGAGGTGATCTTGATGATGGAACGTGGCGGAGACCACGGCGGCGACAGTGCGGATGTGCTGGCGCATCCGGTGCTGGGGCAGACCCCAGCTGCCGAGTCCGGCGCAGTGCTCCGTCTGCCGGGGCTTCTGCTGCTCGGTTTCGGCCCGCGAACGCCGGAAGCAGTGACTGCCCTGAGCAGCGCGCTGAAGGCCGCGCGGCCCTGA